The window GTGTCCGTCCACTCTTGCGCGTGGGGGAGACCCCCCCCCACCATACCCATGGTTAAGTCTTTTATTTGCAATGACTTGCATGTTTTGGCCCCGGCTAAATATGAGAAAATAAAAGGCTTATGAGCAAATATTTGTAAATAATGGACTTACGAGCCGAGCTCCTTCATCATCCTTAAAATAAGGAAGATCCCATGGATGATGGGATCTTTTTCGACTCTATTTCCATTATAGCTCGTCGGATGGAACTCATACGCCACACGAATGTGCTGGATTGGCGAGGGTTTTGCTTGTTTGGGGGCTTGACAGGTTTTGGGTGGCGTCGGGTTTACGACAACAGCAGATCCCTAAAGGATGACAACAAAGGGCAAAGAGAAAACACAACAGCAGATCCCTACGGGATGACAACAAAAAGGCGGACGACAACGGCGACAAAAGGGTAATGGCGACAGTTTAAGCAACGGAGCTGTCGATGGTGGAGGCGTGGGGGAGGGTTATTCGCCGAGCATGATGCGCTGGATGTGGTGGGCGCGGCCGGTGGCTCCATCGCAGGAGATGAGGGCGGCGCACATTTTGGGGTTGCCCTTGGCGGGCTCGAACTTGCCGGGCATGCCAGTGAGGAAGCGGGCGAGGACTAACTCTTTTTCTACGCCGATGACGGAGTCGTAGGGGCCGGACATGCCGACGTCGGTTTGATAGGCGGTGCCGTTGGGGAGGACACGCTCGTCGGCTGTGGGGATGTGGGTGTGGGTGCCGAGGAGAGCGGTGATGCGTCCGTCGAGGTACCAGCCGAGGGCTACTTTTTCGGAGGTGGCTTCGCCGTGGAGGTCGAGGAGGATGACCTTGGCGGTGATCTTGCTGAGGAGATCGTCGGCTTTGCGGAAGGGGTCGTCGCAGGAGGACATGAAGACGCGGCACTGGAGGTTCATGACGGCGTAGGTCTGGCCGTTGGGGAGCTCTCCCTGGTAGACGCCGAAGCCGGGGGTGCCGACGGCGTAGTTGGCGGGGCGGAGGACGCGGCGGCCGCGGACGTGCGAGTCGGCGGGGACGGTCATGTACTCGAAGATCTCGCGCTTGTCCCAGATGTGATTGCCAGTGGTGATGACGTGAGCGCCGAGATCGAAGAGCTCTTCCGCGATGGAGGGGGTGATGCCGAAGCCGCCGGCGGCGTTTTCTCCGTTGATGACGAGGAGGTCGACGGCGTTGGTTTCGAGGACGTGGGGGAGGTGTTCACGGACGATGTGGCGGCCGGCGGAGCCAAAGACGTCTCCGACAAAAAGGATGTTCACTTGAGAAGTTTACATGGTGAGGCAGTGGAGAAATGGTGGTGGGTATGGCGA is drawn from Edaphobacter lichenicola and contains these coding sequences:
- a CDS encoding TIGR00282 family metallophosphoesterase — encoded protein: MNILFVGDVFGSAGRHIVREHLPHVLETNAVDLLVINGENAAGGFGITPSIAEELFDLGAHVITTGNHIWDKREIFEYMTVPADSHVRGRRVLRPANYAVGTPGFGVYQGELPNGQTYAVMNLQCRVFMSSCDDPFRKADDLLSKITAKVILLDLHGEATSEKVALGWYLDGRITALLGTHTHIPTADERVLPNGTAYQTDVGMSGPYDSVIGVEKELVLARFLTGMPGKFEPAKGNPKMCAALISCDGATGRAHHIQRIMLGE